A single window of Geitlerinema sp. PCC 9228 DNA harbors:
- a CDS encoding sodium:proton antiporter: MHDPLIARSIAVLLLLLVASISAIAFKRLHFPYTIGLVVVGLVLGWLSENVPALTPLEHLHLSHELILFIFLPPLVFESALNLDCQLLLRNVTPILVLAVPGLLLSTAIVGIIVGSLTPLSLAQAFLFGGLISATDPVAVIALFKELGVPKRLMVLVEGESLFNDAAAIATFQVLLSVSLSGNFSAVTLANGAVEFLFAFFGGVVVGAILGMLMGYFIDKARENIFVLSTVSGLVAYGAFIIGEHQLQVSGVIAVLVAGMVVAWQISVRLSPENRQFLHEFWEYISFLANSLIFLLVGMTTASFLQANRFQMWAGLGEGGMVVVLLVAIAAVLLARGVAVFGLLPLTNWLRRRNRVNWRYQAIAYWGGIRGAVGLALALSLAPDFPHRKLILMLTLGVAMFTLLVSGTTIKQLIYALKINRPSLLNSIEKAQAAVLSKKEAIQQIHFLQQIDPYLSPDIWQHYQQQYQQELEQAENHLANLWSQADIDSDGAGGEPSRTIRQVLWLQALAIERQGYRHLYDEGLLAELTLEKLNLASYLKQESVQGGQFPPPAPTPSLLETRWEKFWHWLTHTPQAKFSSQVPKQKRADAIRYEYNLAIAYVGKQVATKIQSLPQETGFVNAAANECVDFFQKSSEAARERLAATNQGSSQVAVQLQAKLLQRCAYLGEQESIQQLLEDGIINTKVASQLKQKLEENILHARSL, encoded by the coding sequence ATGCACGACCCGTTGATTGCTCGGTCTATTGCGGTACTGCTGCTGTTGTTGGTGGCAAGTATCAGCGCGATCGCTTTCAAACGCCTGCATTTTCCCTATACGATTGGTTTGGTGGTGGTGGGATTGGTTTTGGGATGGCTGTCGGAAAACGTACCGGCTTTAACTCCCCTGGAACATCTTCATTTATCCCACGAACTGATTTTATTTATTTTCCTACCGCCATTGGTGTTCGAGTCGGCGTTGAATCTGGATTGCCAGCTTTTGCTACGCAATGTTACCCCGATTTTGGTTTTAGCCGTCCCGGGTTTGTTACTTTCCACTGCCATTGTGGGAATTATCGTCGGGTCGCTAACGCCTCTATCGCTGGCACAGGCTTTTTTGTTCGGCGGTTTGATTTCGGCTACGGACCCAGTGGCGGTTATTGCCTTGTTTAAAGAATTGGGCGTTCCCAAACGGCTGATGGTTTTGGTAGAAGGGGAAAGCCTGTTTAACGATGCGGCGGCGATCGCGACGTTCCAGGTTTTGCTTTCTGTGAGCCTTTCTGGGAATTTTTCGGCGGTGACTCTGGCGAATGGTGCGGTGGAATTTTTGTTTGCGTTTTTCGGTGGTGTGGTGGTAGGAGCCATTTTGGGTATGTTGATGGGATATTTTATTGATAAAGCTCGGGAAAATATCTTTGTTTTAAGCACGGTTTCTGGGTTGGTGGCTTACGGTGCTTTTATTATTGGGGAACACCAGTTACAGGTTTCTGGTGTTATTGCTGTTTTAGTGGCGGGTATGGTGGTTGCCTGGCAAATATCCGTGCGATTGAGTCCGGAAAATCGTCAGTTTTTGCATGAATTTTGGGAATATATTTCTTTTTTAGCTAATAGCTTGATTTTTTTATTGGTGGGCATGACTACTGCCAGCTTTTTGCAAGCAAATCGTTTCCAGATGTGGGCTGGCCTTGGTGAAGGAGGGATGGTGGTGGTGTTGCTGGTGGCGATCGCGGCGGTTTTACTAGCCCGAGGCGTGGCTGTATTTGGTTTGCTACCGCTGACCAATTGGCTGCGTCGTCGCAATCGGGTCAATTGGCGGTATCAAGCGATCGCCTATTGGGGAGGCATTCGCGGTGCTGTCGGCTTGGCGTTGGCGTTAAGTTTGGCTCCTGACTTTCCCCACCGTAAGTTAATTTTAATGCTGACTTTAGGGGTGGCTATGTTTACTTTATTGGTTTCTGGAACCACCATCAAACAACTTATTTATGCCTTAAAAATCAACCGACCCTCCCTTTTAAATAGTATTGAAAAAGCACAAGCTGCCGTTTTGTCCAAAAAAGAAGCCATCCAACAAATTCATTTCCTGCAACAAATCGATCCCTATCTATCTCCAGATATTTGGCAACACTACCAGCAACAATACCAGCAAGAATTGGAACAAGCCGAAAACCACCTAGCCAATTTATGGTCCCAAGCCGATATCGACTCCGATGGAGCTGGTGGTGAGCCCAGTCGAACCATTCGCCAAGTTCTTTGGCTGCAAGCTTTGGCGATCGAACGGCAAGGTTACCGCCATTTGTACGACGAAGGATTGCTCGCGGAACTGACCCTAGAAAAATTAAACCTCGCCTCTTATTTAAAACAAGAATCCGTCCAAGGCGGCCAATTTCCACCACCAGCTCCCACCCCAAGTTTGCTAGAAACCAGATGGGAAAAATTTTGGCATTGGCTAACCCATACGCCCCAAGCTAAGTTCAGTTCCCAAGTTCCCAAGCAAAAGCGTGCCGATGCTATTCGCTACGAATACAATCTTGCGATCGCTTATGTAGGCAAGCAAGTAGCTACCAAAATCCAAAGTCTCCCTCAAGAAACCGGATTTGTTAACGCTGCCGCCAACGAATGTGTTGATTTTTTCCAAAAAAGTAGCGAGGCAGCTAGGGAAAGATTGGCAGCCACGAACCAAGGTTCCTCGCAAGTAGCCGTTCAACTGCAAGCAAAATTGCTGCAACGCTGTGCTTATTTAGGCGAACAAGAATCCATCCAGCAGTTGCTAGAAGATGGCATTATTAATACCAAGGTTGCCAGTCAGTTGAAACAAAAACTTGAAGAAAATATCCTGCATGCACGATCGCTATAA
- a CDS encoding ribonuclease HII produces MHDRYNQNIAGVDEVGRGCLFGPVVAAAVILSPTVRSLLLEAGVQDSKKIAPKKRRILAECIRQNAIACSVGIASVAEIDRLNILQASLLAMKRAILKLSVPPDLCEIDGRQSIPNLPYPQRTVVRGDSQVLAIASASIVAKVWRDDLIVRLAQQYPEYDLASNKGYGSSKHRTALKTYGVSQQHRRSFRPCSEIKLQYNSQSI; encoded by the coding sequence ATGCACGATCGCTATAACCAAAACATTGCCGGTGTTGATGAAGTGGGTCGGGGATGTCTGTTTGGACCCGTGGTAGCCGCTGCTGTGATTCTTTCTCCCACCGTTCGTAGCTTGTTGCTGGAAGCTGGGGTGCAAGACAGCAAAAAAATTGCTCCCAAAAAACGCCGCATCCTGGCAGAGTGCATTCGTCAAAACGCGATCGCCTGTTCTGTGGGCATTGCTTCGGTTGCAGAAATCGATCGCCTCAATATTTTACAAGCCTCCTTACTGGCCATGAAACGCGCTATTCTAAAATTATCCGTACCACCCGATTTATGCGAAATTGATGGCCGCCAATCCATCCCGAATCTCCCCTATCCCCAGCGAACCGTGGTTCGGGGAGATAGCCAAGTCCTCGCGATCGCCAGTGCTAGTATTGTTGCTAAAGTATGGCGGGATGACCTAATCGTGCGACTTGCCCAGCAATACCCAGAATACGACCTAGCCAGCAACAAAGGCTACGGCAGCAGCAAACATCGAACCGCCTTAAAGACCTACGGCGTTTCCCAGCAACATCGGCGATCGTTTCGCCCTTGTTCCGAAATCAAACTTCAGTACAACAGCCAATCCATATGA